A stretch of Paludisphaera borealis DNA encodes these proteins:
- a CDS encoding thermonuclease family protein, producing the protein MGLRSRQRLVTSLSAFAVLALAAHGTAWRAPGGPPPQTPQTPRVGTPTSNPQVRPNGHAVAVDPSIIVVDDGDTVVIRWPGGDVETVRILGIDSPETRHVEHNIPFDQPFGLEARAFAQGAFATATTVELVRASMLDSYERTLGYLILNGKNYSTLIVKARLAEESVTHYGDNGLPQQAAEVLAAAKAAGPLPFEPPYVFRKRMRILSESQKAAPGEPHP; encoded by the coding sequence ATGGGTTTGCGATCTCGGCAGCGTCTCGTCACATCGCTTTCGGCTTTCGCCGTCCTCGCCCTCGCGGCCCACGGCACCGCCTGGAGAGCCCCGGGCGGCCCGCCGCCCCAGACGCCGCAAACGCCGCGCGTGGGGACTCCCACTTCGAACCCGCAGGTTCGGCCCAATGGTCATGCCGTGGCGGTCGATCCCTCGATCATCGTCGTCGACGACGGCGACACGGTTGTCATTCGCTGGCCAGGCGGGGACGTGGAAACCGTGCGCATCCTAGGCATCGACTCGCCCGAGACCCGCCACGTCGAGCACAACATCCCGTTTGATCAGCCGTTCGGCCTCGAAGCGAGGGCCTTCGCGCAGGGGGCGTTCGCGACCGCGACGACCGTCGAACTCGTCCGGGCAAGCATGCTCGACTCATACGAACGTACGCTCGGCTACTTGATCCTCAACGGCAAGAACTACTCGACCTTGATCGTCAAGGCGCGGCTGGCCGAGGAATCGGTGACGCATTACGGCGACAATGGGCTCCCGCAGCAGGCCGCCGAGGTGCTAGCGGCTGCGAAGGCCGCGGGACCGCTGCCGTTCGAACCTCCGTACGTCTTCCGAAAGCGGATGCGAATCCTCTCGGAATCACAGAAGGCCGCTCCCGGCGAACCTCATCCCTGA
- a CDS encoding sugar phosphate isomerase/epimerase family protein, translating into MKIGMNLLLWTDHVSAAQDAILDTIKELGYDAVEIPIFNTSDLKDYARLGKRLQSLGLSATAVTVMGPDINPISPDAKIRAAAVAYLDRVLECGQQFGCEILCGPLHSTIGVFSGTGPTETEFQHGVETLQEAAQKAEARGIKLAIEYLNRFENYFLTTAAQTSRFIKAVNHPSCKMMYDSFHAHIEEKDQAKAIASCAADTIHVHISENDRGTPGTGQVHWDSFFGGLKQSGYDGYMTIEAFGTALPALAAATRVWRDLFPDASGLCREGLGFIKKSIR; encoded by the coding sequence ATGAAAATCGGCATGAACCTGCTGCTCTGGACCGACCACGTCAGCGCGGCCCAGGACGCGATCCTCGACACGATCAAGGAACTCGGCTACGACGCCGTCGAGATCCCGATCTTCAACACGAGTGATCTGAAAGACTACGCCCGGCTCGGCAAGCGGCTGCAAAGCCTCGGGCTCTCGGCCACGGCCGTGACCGTGATGGGGCCCGACATCAACCCGATCTCGCCCGACGCCAAGATCCGCGCCGCGGCCGTCGCTTACCTCGACCGGGTCCTCGAATGCGGCCAGCAGTTCGGTTGTGAAATCCTCTGCGGTCCGCTGCACTCGACCATCGGCGTCTTCTCCGGGACCGGCCCGACCGAGACCGAATTCCAGCACGGCGTCGAGACCCTCCAAGAGGCCGCCCAGAAGGCGGAGGCTCGGGGGATCAAGCTGGCGATCGAGTACCTGAATCGGTTCGAGAACTACTTCCTGACGACGGCCGCCCAGACCTCGCGGTTCATCAAGGCGGTGAACCACCCGTCGTGCAAGATGATGTACGACAGCTTCCACGCGCACATCGAGGAGAAGGACCAGGCCAAGGCGATCGCCTCGTGCGCGGCCGACACGATCCACGTCCACATCTCCGAGAACGACCGCGGCACGCCGGGCACCGGACAGGTCCACTGGGACTCGTTCTTCGGCGGCCTCAAGCAGTCGGGCTACGACGGCTACATGACGATTGAAGCCTTCGGCACGGCCTTGCCGGCCCTCGCCGCCGCCACCCGCGTCTGGCGCGATCTGTTCCCGGACGCCTCGGGCCTCTGCCGCGAGGGCCTGGGCTTCATCAAGAAGAGCATCCGGTAA
- a CDS encoding DUF2721 domain-containing protein — protein sequence MPVIPDTYTTLSAMITPALFMTANGSLIISTSNRMSRVVDRIRQLNLEADELCRGASGLDFLDDRLEHVTVQLNRMMTRSDLIRLALTLLYLAMAMYVGTSLTMALDALVGGYLIAVPTSLAIIGVSLMLAACVQLTREARVALRNNRLEILFYQKLRNQRGCPPASEKQTPGG from the coding sequence ATGCCCGTGATTCCCGACACGTACACGACGCTCTCGGCCATGATCACCCCCGCACTCTTCATGACCGCGAATGGGTCGCTGATCATCTCGACCTCGAACCGGATGTCGCGGGTCGTCGACCGCATCCGCCAGCTCAATCTCGAGGCCGACGAGCTGTGCCGGGGGGCGTCAGGGCTCGACTTCCTCGACGATCGGCTCGAACACGTCACGGTCCAGCTCAACCGGATGATGACGCGCAGCGATCTGATCCGGCTCGCCCTCACGCTGCTGTACTTGGCGATGGCGATGTATGTCGGCACCAGCCTGACGATGGCCCTCGACGCGCTCGTCGGCGGCTACTTAATCGCCGTGCCGACGAGTTTGGCGATTATCGGCGTCAGCCTGATGCTCGCCGCCTGCGTGCAACTGACCCGCGAGGCGCGCGTCGCCTTGCGCAACAACCGCCTCGAAATTCTCTTTTACCAGAAGCTCCGCAACCAGCGCGGCTGCCCGCCGGCGTCTGAGAAACAGACGCCGGGCGGTTGA
- a CDS encoding Gfo/Idh/MocA family protein — MAQKKPLNIGLIGYGFMGRTHSNAYKRVNDFFDLEYRPVLKAVCGRDPAGVQAFADNWGYESVETDWRKVIERKDIDAVDICTPNNTHAEIAIAAAKAGKTILCEKPLAMDLVQGQAMVDAVEKAGVANTVWYNYRRVPAVSLAKKLIDEGRLGRIFHYRAEFLQDWTISSDLPQGGAGLWRLDAAAAGSGVTGDLLAHCIDTALWLNGTINTVSAMTETFIKERKHNLTGKVEPVGIDDACAFLCRFDNGSLGLFESTRYARGHKALYTFEINGEKASIKWDLHDLHRLEFFDHADDSLIRGWHSVHVTDGDMPYMKNWWVPGLQIGYEHTFVHQVADFLADLAAGRSTAPTFRDALVTQAVCDAVLDSAEHKKWETVVPV, encoded by the coding sequence ATGGCGCAGAAGAAACCGCTGAACATCGGATTGATCGGTTACGGCTTCATGGGCCGGACGCACTCGAACGCGTACAAGCGCGTGAACGACTTCTTCGACCTCGAATACCGGCCGGTGCTGAAGGCGGTCTGCGGTCGCGACCCGGCCGGCGTGCAAGCGTTCGCCGACAACTGGGGGTACGAGTCGGTCGAGACCGACTGGCGGAAGGTGATCGAGCGCAAGGATATCGACGCGGTCGACATTTGCACGCCCAACAACACGCATGCCGAGATCGCGATCGCGGCAGCCAAGGCGGGCAAGACGATCCTCTGTGAGAAGCCGCTGGCGATGGACCTGGTGCAGGGGCAGGCGATGGTCGACGCCGTCGAGAAGGCCGGCGTCGCCAACACGGTCTGGTACAACTACCGTCGCGTGCCGGCCGTGTCGCTGGCCAAGAAACTGATCGACGAGGGCCGGCTGGGGCGGATCTTCCACTACCGGGCCGAGTTCCTCCAGGACTGGACGATCTCGTCGGACCTCCCCCAAGGGGGCGCGGGACTGTGGCGGCTCGACGCCGCGGCGGCCGGATCGGGCGTCACCGGCGACCTGCTGGCCCATTGCATCGACACGGCTCTCTGGCTCAACGGCACCATCAACACGGTCTCGGCGATGACCGAGACGTTCATCAAGGAGCGGAAGCACAACCTGACCGGCAAGGTGGAGCCGGTGGGGATCGACGACGCGTGCGCGTTCCTCTGCCGGTTCGACAACGGCTCGCTCGGCCTGTTCGAATCGACCCGCTACGCGCGCGGCCACAAGGCCCTCTACACCTTCGAGATCAACGGCGAGAAGGCCTCGATCAAGTGGGACCTTCACGACCTGCACCGGCTGGAGTTCTTCGACCACGCCGACGACTCGCTGATCCGGGGCTGGCACTCGGTCCACGTCACCGACGGCGACATGCCGTACATGAAGAACTGGTGGGTGCCGGGCCTTCAGATCGGCTATGAGCACACGTTCGTGCATCAGGTCGCCGACTTCCTCGCGGATCTCGCCGCGGGGCGTTCGACCGCGCCGACGTTCCGCGACGCCCTGGTCACGCAGGCCGTCTGTGACGCGGTGCTCGATTCGGCCGAGCACAAGAAGTGGGAGACGGTCGTGCCGGTTTGA
- the typA gene encoding translational GTPase TypA, with protein MKRRDDIRNVAIIAHVDHGKTTLVDSMLRQSGQFRASQLVGERILDSNDIERERGITILAKNIAINYGHSKINLIDTPGHADFGGEVERTLQMADGALVLVDAFEGPMPQTKFVLRKAFECHISPIVVINKVDRPDARPDEVLNEIFDTFVELGASDEQSDFSYIFASGRSGFASNDPKATEGDMRPLFDLILEKVPGPVVDPDAPFAMLCTTLDFSEYVGRIAIGRIFSGTVRRGQRANLLKAGGVVVPGSIDGVLVFDKLGRVDVEEAEAGDIVAIVGLSTVEIGDTIAAIERTDPLPRIEVGEPTLSMLFTVNDSPLTGEGKFLTTRHLKDRFDRELESNVALRVEPAEDLDAYKVSGRGLLHLSVLIETMRREGFELAVGKPEVIVKKIDGVDHEPYEFLVVDVPHSHIGPVMELVGARRGEMSKMDMKGAYAHIEFAIPARGLIGLRNRLMSATQGEAIMHHSYLEYRVLRGDIPSRSNGVMISMARGPAVAFSLDNLQQRGTMFVAPGDDIYEGMIIAENARSDDMVVNPCKEKKLTNMRASGSDKNVLLKPPRVLTLEIALEYIETDELVEITPSKIRLRKKVLSEDGRKRSERSGKKVGV; from the coding sequence ATGAAGAGACGGGACGACATCCGGAACGTGGCAATCATCGCCCACGTCGACCATGGCAAAACCACGTTGGTCGACTCGATGCTCCGTCAGTCGGGCCAGTTTCGCGCCTCGCAGCTCGTGGGCGAGCGGATTCTCGACTCCAACGACATCGAGCGCGAGCGCGGGATCACGATCCTCGCAAAGAACATCGCGATCAACTACGGCCACTCGAAGATTAACCTGATCGACACGCCGGGTCACGCCGACTTCGGCGGCGAGGTCGAGCGGACGCTCCAGATGGCCGACGGCGCGCTCGTGCTGGTCGACGCGTTCGAGGGGCCGATGCCCCAGACCAAGTTCGTGCTCCGCAAGGCGTTCGAGTGCCACATCAGCCCGATCGTCGTGATCAACAAGGTCGACCGCCCCGACGCGCGGCCCGACGAGGTTCTGAACGAGATCTTCGACACCTTCGTCGAACTCGGTGCCAGCGACGAGCAGTCCGACTTCTCGTACATCTTCGCCTCCGGGCGGAGCGGCTTCGCCTCGAACGACCCGAAGGCCACCGAGGGGGACATGCGGCCCCTGTTCGATCTGATCCTCGAAAAGGTGCCGGGGCCGGTGGTCGATCCCGACGCGCCGTTCGCGATGCTCTGCACCACGCTCGACTTTTCCGAGTACGTCGGCCGGATCGCCATCGGCCGGATCTTCTCCGGGACGGTCCGGCGCGGGCAGCGGGCGAACCTGCTGAAAGCCGGCGGGGTCGTGGTTCCGGGCTCGATCGACGGCGTCCTGGTGTTCGACAAGCTGGGCCGCGTCGACGTCGAGGAGGCCGAGGCCGGCGACATCGTCGCGATCGTCGGGCTCTCCACCGTCGAGATCGGCGACACCATCGCCGCGATCGAGCGGACCGATCCCCTGCCCCGCATCGAAGTCGGCGAGCCGACTCTGAGCATGCTGTTCACCGTCAACGACTCGCCGCTCACCGGCGAGGGCAAATTCCTCACCACTCGCCACCTCAAGGACCGCTTCGATCGCGAGCTGGAATCGAACGTCGCGCTGAGGGTCGAACCGGCTGAGGACCTCGACGCCTACAAGGTCTCGGGCCGCGGTCTTTTGCATCTCTCGGTGCTGATCGAGACCATGCGCCGCGAAGGGTTCGAACTGGCCGTCGGAAAGCCCGAGGTCATCGTCAAGAAGATCGACGGCGTCGATCACGAGCCGTACGAGTTCCTGGTGGTCGACGTGCCCCACAGCCACATCGGACCAGTCATGGAACTGGTCGGCGCGCGTCGCGGCGAAATGAGCAAGATGGACATGAAGGGGGCCTACGCGCACATCGAATTCGCGATCCCCGCGCGTGGCCTCATCGGTCTCCGAAACCGGCTCATGAGCGCCACCCAGGGCGAGGCGATCATGCACCACAGCTACCTTGAGTACCGGGTGCTCAGAGGCGACATTCCGTCGCGCAGCAACGGCGTCATGATCAGCATGGCGCGCGGCCCAGCCGTCGCCTTCTCCCTCGACAACCTCCAGCAGCGCGGGACCATGTTCGTCGCTCCCGGCGACGACATCTACGAAGGCATGATCATCGCCGAGAACGCCCGTAGCGATGATATGGTCGTCAACCCCTGCAAGGAGAAGAAGCTGACCAACATGCGGGCCTCGGGCTCCGACAAGAACGTCCTGCTCAAGCCCCCCCGCGTGCTCACCCTCGAAATCGCCCTCGAGTACATCGAGACCGACGAGCTGGTCGAGATCACCCCCTCGAAGATCCGACTCCGCAAGAAGGTGCTCAGCGAGGACGGCCGCAAACGCTCCGAGCGGAGCGGCAAGAAGGTCGGCGTCTGA